The genomic window ACCCCCCAAAATTTTGGTTACGGAGTAAATATAGGGAATAATTCCTTAGGAAGCCTTAGCATGGGCCAAATGGGCAACACAAATCCTGCCGATTTTATGAACGGAATGAGTGCCATGAGTAACATGGCCATGGACATGAGCGCCATGAGCGCCATGAGTGCCATGAATACCATGAACACGATGAATACGATGAACACAATGAACACGGTGAACACGATGAACTTTATGGGAAATATGGGCATGGTGAACGGGATGAGTGGGCTAAACGGTATGCTCGGTATGAACTGCATGACCGGAGAGGATGGCGCCAACCCGGGAGGCAACTTTGCCCTTAATGAGAATCCCAACTTCATGAACAGCCAGTTTTTAAGTAAGTCCAAAATGTACAGTGGAGGAAGTAACCATATGGATGAAGCGAATGTCGAGGGGAATCATATGCTGCCCATGAATGGACACATGAATAGCAACAGCGCTAATGGGATCATTAGTACTAACTTCCAAACATATGCACCCATGTATTATGAGAGGAATGTGGCTAGCCAGGATAACATGAATAGCAATTCCTACGATGCGAATGGAAATTATTTGGCAAACTATGGAAGAAATGATATGGCCATGCAAGATGGACTCCGAAACGAATCATTCCAAGAAAATGAGCAGGAAATTATGCATAACTCCGTGGATGAATATTACCAGAAAGGCAATGAGCAGCTTGGGTATGTGCGAAAAAGCAGGGAGGGCACCCCGAGGGCGAGCTACGTGTCGTATAACACCGCGTCCTATGGTACCAGCGACGCTTGGGGCAACAACTGCAGTAACAACAGCAGTAACAACAGCAGTAACAACGTCAGTAACAACGTCAGTAACAACGTTAGTAACAACGTTAGTAACAACTGTAGCAATAGCAGCACTAACAGCAACGTAAGTTGCAATAACAGCGGAAATAACAACGGAAGTAATAACAACTATGGCGTGTCTCCCTACATGAATAATGCCGATGGTGGATATATTGATGTGAACGGTGGGAGTTATGCATATGAAATGGATTCGAACAACGGGCTCTACATGAAGAGACAAAATGCGAACTTGTGTGGCAACTACATGAATGTCCCGAACGGCATGGGTAGCAGCGCTGGCGGTGGGAACTTCAACGGTAGCCACTTCAACGGCAGCCATTCCAACGGTAGCCACTTCAATGGTAGCCACTCCAACGGTAGCCACACCAACGGCATGGTCGTCAACTGCAGCAACGAGATCCAAGGCATGAGCAAAGTAGGCGGGAACAGCTCCAAAGGGATGAACACGAACTCGACGGTCAGCCATGATACAACGTTCCCGATGAACTATGAAGAGGACGAAAAcgatgaggaaaatattcgTCACAAGGAAGGTGTTAATGGTGGCGTTAATGGGGGCGTTATTGGTGGTGTTAATGGTGGTGTTAATAGTGGCGTTAATGGTAACGATGCGCGAGGACTGATGTGCACTCCGCAGGAAGGTTACCCCAAGTACGTGGACAACAAGGGCCATGTGCACATTATGGGCACCACGTTCAACGGAGCGGAAAATGGCCACGTAGAAAACGCCGATTCGATGTTCAAACCGAACAGGTTGAACAACACCTTCAATTACAACTACGTCTCCAGACGAGGCAGCAACTACAGCAGAAGGAGCAGCACAACTAATTCTATGAACGTGTCCAATATGAACGTGTCCAGTATGAACGATTTGAATAACTCTCCCTCATTTTCCAATGGTCACAATGTTAGTATGCAGAAGCAGGAGCAGGATATGAAGAATTTCGCTGAGAATGGAAAGAACCCATACGTAGAACATACTACCAATGGGTACACCAACCTTAGACCTAACGCTAGTTACAACGGGGATAGAGCGAACTGTAGAATAAATGAagtcaaaatgaaaaatgtgaatttcCCCATCGACGTGAAGGGAAACGATGACCCCGATATGAGCAGCAGCAGAGACAGCAGAATGGAGCACATGAAGAATAAGCCTAGGGACAACTTTTCTATGTACGTagcaaatgaagaaggggTATTCAAAAATGGCAGCTGCAGCACTGAGCAGGTGAACTACGCGgatatgaaaaaaggaaatggtgAAGGCGTCATGGGGGAGTACAACCAAGGGGCAGAATACAATCTGCACGAATCGTATAATTCTAGTGTGTACAACGGGGGGattaagaaagaagaattgGAGAAAGGGACCAGTTATGCTATGGGCAGCAGCATGAACCGGGAGATGAACCGGGAGATCGACTCCAACCTCCAGGTGAATAACGCAGAAAGTTACCCAAACGAATTAGTGGATAACGCGCAAATGAGAAATGTAGGTACTTACGAAGGTGGGCATAATTTAAATGGGGATAATCGGCATGCGGTGTACAAGGTAGAACATAATGTGAAGCTGAACGAAGGAGAGACGCCCAAATCTGTGCGGCCCGGTAGATCGCAAAGCTACCTGAAGTGTAAAAGCTACATGAAGAAAGCAGGCACTCCTCCTAATATGTATGACCCTAACGAGGAAATGAATAATTCCAGCAATTGGGGCTCCTACCATATGGGGAACACGAGGTCGAAGAATTCGTACTTTCTGCGGCCAAATGGGAACCAGTCCAATAATGACCCTAACAATGGGATGAGTTACGATGGGAATAATGCTAATGGGATGTCCACGGAGGAAGGTGTCCTTCCAACCGCTACAAGCGGAGCGGTGCCAGCAACATCGACCGCTTCTGCAACTGGTGCATCGGTGGTGGACTACAGAAGTAATATGAACTACTTTGAAAACGTAAACAAGAGCATCATGAGGAGTGAGAACGGTTACGATTATGTGAACCCGTCACCTGGTGGACATAACAGTTACATCAACCCGTGGATGCACCGAATGAAGGGTTACTCGCCTGAGCAGAAAGTACAAGCCCCTATGAACCTAAACGGAGGTTACAGCAACATGAATGGTACTAACTATCCAATAGTGCAGGCGAATACTCACGGTAAAAAATCCATTGTTCGTGGATATAGCAATGTGTGCAACATGATGATGTTGGGCAAAGGTAGGGATGGTGGTGGCACTCCAACCAGCGCCAACGGGGTGAATAACCTAAACAGGGAGGAGAATAATCACCCAATCGGTGGAACGTATGATATGAGCAACATGCGTCTGCGGAATGGACTCCACAATCGTAACGACTTTAACACCTTGGGTAGCGAGAATATCCAAGGTGATTTGAACACTTTAAATAATATCATTTCTATGAATGCTGAGACTCCACTGAATAATTTAAACATGCTAGTTGTACCTAAGATTAAGGGAGTCCGTTTTGACAAATCAGGGAGAAGATGGGTAGCTAGCTGGAGTCAGAATGGAAACCAAAAGAGACAGTACTTTCCTATAAAGAAATTTGGCCAGACGCAGGCGAAATATATGGCCATTTTTGCCAGAATAAGGGCTGTTAAATGCATGCAGAAGAAGCCGCACGGAATGGGGGAGAATAAGAGAGGGCAGTGCAGGAAGACCCTGATGAAGGACAGAACGAAGGCCGAGTCGGACGACGAGAATGACTACTACGATGGTGACGAATGTGACGATGAAAACGTGGATGATGAAAACGTGGACGATGAAAACGTGGACGATGAAAATGTGGACGATGAAAACGTACCCTATGATAATGACGACGTACCGGATGATAATTACGAGGGTGATGACGTGGAAGACGGAGTGGACGATGTCCATGGCGATGACCATGGTGATGACCATTACGATGACCATTACGATGACCATTACGATGACCATTACGGTGACCATTACGGTGACCATGGCGATGGTGAGGGGGAGTTTTTCGACGAGGGAGCCTTCCCCTATGGAATGCACCCCTACGCCGACGAAAACGAGGGCTTCTACCACGAAGGTATGGAGAACGAAGCCCCAAACGAATTGGGGGATGAATCTGCGCTGAACAACTACTACGGGTACCCAGGTGAGCCATGTGACCTGACGCAGAATGACATGTCCATAAACAACAACCATGGCGCAAAAGATTTGGGGGTTCATAATGTTCAGACGCGTGTACCTGTGGAATTTCCCGCGAAAGGTGTTGGTGGGGAGGTCAACGAAGCGGGAAATGTGCGTaataatgagaaggaaaaacacgACGATGTcgatgagaaggaaggggaccCAAACCATGCATGCAAAGCAACCGGCCGCAGCATTAGCAGTAACTGTAGTAACGGAAACGGGGCCCAAATGGCTCAAAACGACGTCCATTGCAAATCCTTCTGCGGCGAGGAAGCGGCAAATCAAGACCTGCAAAGtatgaaaacaaaatataaacCGGAGGAACAGCAACAGCCACAGCAAGGGATGTCCTCGCAGGTGCATACCGCAGGAGGCGCAAATGTAAAAGCAAATGCAAATGTAAATGCAAATGCAAATGCAAATGTAAATGCAAATGCAAATGTAAATGCAAATGCAAATGCAAATGTAAATGCAAATGCAAATGCAAATGTAAATGCAAATGCAAATGCAAATGAGTCGTCTTCCCCCCAGAGGAGCGTGTCGGCATGGGTGCGTGGGTATGCTAGAAAATTTGGGCTGTACCCAGAAAATACCAttgtgaaggaagaacatcGTGGGGAAAATAACGGAAAGGCTACCAATAGGGAAGACACGAATGGAAATTCCCTCTTACGTG from Plasmodium coatneyi strain Hackeri chromosome 12, complete sequence includes these protein-coding regions:
- a CDS encoding AP2 family; translated protein: MQANAEILDMKDNYGRNQHLKGNYKVRKTINGIYSNEVNYYDGHYASVKEENDRPSIQTQETNHSSDDNYYANSMNEMNNYDSTLLADKDNHENGTSNEYDMDTLENDMVANRTDSYAANAYDCFGTDNGNSVVSMNGTVTNQGKFVTPQNFGYGVNIGNNSLGSLSMGQMGNTNPADFMNGMSAMSNMAMDMSAMSAMSAMNTMNTMNTMNTMNTVNTMNFMGNMGMVNGMSGLNGMLGMNCMTGEDGANPGGNFALNENPNFMNSQFLSKSKMYSGGSNHMDEANVEGNHMLPMNGHMNSNSANGIISTNFQTYAPMYYERNVASQDNMNSNSYDANGNYLANYGRNDMAMQDGLRNESFQENEQEIMHNSVDEYYQKGNEQLGYVRKSREGTPRASYVSYNTASYGTSDAWGNNCSNNSSNNSSNNVSNNVSNNVSNNVSNNCSNSSTNSNVSCNNSGNNNGSNNNYGVSPYMNNADGGYIDVNGGSYAYEMDSNNGLYMKRQNANLCGNYMNVPNGMGSSAGGGNFNGSHFNGSHSNGSHFNGSHSNGSHTNGMVVNCSNEIQGMSKVGGNSSKGMNTNSTVSHDTTFPMNYEEDENDEENIRHKEGVNGGVNGGVIGGVNGGVNSGVNGNDARGLMCTPQEGYPKYVDNKGHVHIMGTTFNGAENGHVENADSMFKPNRLNNTFNYNYVSRRGSNYSRRSSTTNSMNVSNMNVSSMNDLNNSPSFSNGHNVSMQKQEQDMKNFAENGKNPYVEHTTNGYTNLRPNASYNGDRANCRINEVKMKNVNFPIDVKGNDDPDMSSSRDSRMEHMKNKPRDNFSMYVANEEGVFKNGSCSTEQVNYADMKKGNGEGVMGEYNQGAEYNLHESYNSSVYNGGIKKEELEKGTSYAMGSSMNREMNREIDSNLQVNNAESYPNELVDNAQMRNVGTYEGGHNLNGDNRHAVYKVEHNVKLNEGETPKSVRPGRSQSYLKCKSYMKKAGTPPNMYDPNEEMNNSSNWGSYHMGNTRSKNSYFLRPNGNQSNNDPNNGMSYDGNNANGMSTEEGVLPTATSGAVPATSTASATGASVVDYRSNMNYFENVNKSIMRSENGYDYVNPSPGGHNSYINPWMHRMKGYSPEQKVQAPMNLNGGYSNMNGTNYPIVQANTHGKKSIVRGYSNVCNMMMLGKGRDGGGTPTSANGVNNLNREENNHPIGGTYDMSNMRLRNGLHNRNDFNTLGSENIQGDLNTLNNIISMNAETPLNNLNMLVVPKIKGVRFDKSGRRWVASWSQNGNQKRQYFPIKKFGQTQAKYMAIFARIRAVKCMQKKPHGMGENKRGQCRKTLMKDRTKAESDDENDYYDGDECDDENVDDENVDDENVDDENVDDENVPYDNDDVPDDNYEGDDVEDGVDDVHGDDHGDDHYDDHYDDHYDDHYGDHYGDHGDGEGEFFDEGAFPYGMHPYADENEGFYHEGMENEAPNELGDESALNNYYGYPGEPCDLTQNDMSINNNHGAKDLGVHNVQTRVPVEFPAKGVGGEVNEAGNVRNNEKEKHDDVDEKEGDPNHACKATGRSISSNCSNGNGAQMAQNDVHCKSFCGEEAANQDLQSMKTKYKPEEQQQPQQGMSSQVHTAGGANVKANANVNANANANVNANANVNANANANVNANANANVNANANANESSSPQRSVSAWVRGYARKFGLYPENTIVKEEHRGENNGKATNREDTNGNSLLRGAPHGDENPDQPSGIGKVSKFDEDCNGANRTNVNARSGGDPFCEYQMTQGGRHAPASSEDVMQVYDEGGEANQEDANQGRTDRGNPHIDDTEGQQMDGEDAPEDGEYPHDDDSETDGDPPNGMEHAMKHDRVIKDETHGKENEVILMNVNLIQMNGIADIERAKEHKKNVEEKMRNLFLMVEGLKRRKIEMYGDANGQLLFDLTNEVTEQLMSKLDELHELSENEKMTLFTQLKEYYLSEDNHICHREGIKLGMRKNVKIAYANDEQGNHKGQLQIDERGEPYCGESASDGMWNVYKFKRQKSDARSEVLSNMEGSTHSIRIGYYDQLDKEGSLGNTLDVENYEPDGYGDFTTDLELINEQTHEEVDESTLNDKGSYSHMSRYHGGNETMFFHDYAGVATFEGDGDSTGRIGNQHVSGYLDDVHQNGEPTDWSDDEQTGVGEFTPFEESPDRVEQL